From Nicotiana tabacum cultivar K326 chromosome 20, ASM71507v2, whole genome shotgun sequence, one genomic window encodes:
- the LOC107790485 gene encoding uncharacterized protein LOC107790485, with protein sequence MGQLASAQNTRPAGALPSDTEPNPKAQVNAFTLRNGRALEEVPKKKKNTDHPEGELAPKPVEGNEQDDKRPKPVIESRPPPLFPQRLQKQRDDAKYKKFLDILSQVSVNLPLVEILQEVPKYESATVQSKFPPKLKDPGSFTIPLSLEKQEVGRAFCDLGASINLMSSSLFKQLGLGALRPTTITLQLADRSLVMPEGIIEDVLVRVGKFILLADFIVFSYEADEGVLIILGRPFLATGEAITDVRAGKLKMRVDNEEVTFNVYKALKLPKHYGDLCMITVVESKGIKQSPYVNYSDPYGTTELKEVVFPAERVKMIEKRTRDERGDLPRACKKARLHGRKKKRKRPA encoded by the exons ATGGGACAGCTTGCCAGTGCTCAAAACACTAGACCAGCTGGAGCTCTTCCAAGTGATACTGAGCCCAATCCTAAAGCTCAAGTCAATGCGTTTACCTTGAGAAATGGAAGAGCActagaagaagttccaaagaaaaagaagaatacagATCATCCTGAAGGAGAATTAGCTCCCAAGCCAGTTGAGGGGAATGAGCAAGATGATAAAAGACCCAAGCCAGTAATTGAGAGTAGGCCACCACCTCTGTTTCCACAAAGACTGCAGAAGCAAAGAGATGATGCTAAGTACAAGAAATTCCTAGATATTTTGAGCCAAGTGAGTGTGAATCTGCCTTTGGTGGAAATTTTGCAGGAAGTGCCTAAGTATGAAAG TGCCACAGTTCAGAGTaaatttcctcctaagttgaaggatcctGGGAGTTTCACAATTCCTTTGTCTCTTGAAAAACAAGAAGTTGGTAGAGCCTTCTGTGATTTAGGGGCCAGTATAAATTTGATGTCATCCTCTTTGTTCAAGCAACTCGGATTGGGGGCACTTAGACCTACTACAATCACTTTACAACTAGCAGATAGGTCACTAGTCATGCCCGAAGGAAttattgaggatgtgttagttcgagtgggaaagtttATTCTTCTTGCTGATTTTATTGTTTTTAGTTACGAGGCAGATGAGGGAGTGCTCATTATTTTGGGGCGACCATTCTTAGCTACTGGTGAAGCAATTACTGATGTGAGAGCAGGGAAGTTAAAAATGAGAGTTGACAATGAGGAGGTCACTTTTAATGTGTACAAGGCACTTAAGCTTCCTAAGCATTATGGGGACTTGTGCATGATTACTGTGGTAGAATCGAAGGGGATAAAGCAGAGTCCTTATGTGAATTATAGTGATCCATATGGGACAACTGAGTTAAAGGAGGTGGTATTTCCAGCTGAGCGTGTTAAGATGATTGAGAAAAGAACTAGAGATGAAAGAGGAGACCTTCCGAGAGCGTGCAAAAAGGCTAGACTTCAtgggagaaagaagaagagaaagcgcCCAGCCTGA